The Candidatus Limnocylindrales bacterium genome has a segment encoding these proteins:
- a CDS encoding ABC transporter substrate-binding protein has product MRKGRVQNHHTEADMVNLTLDRRSFLKLVGATGSLMAAGDLLTGWEKVGEAAGKKVTLTVAFPADIASLLPDVWAGMTEHVIKRTIYDCLLHYQTQEVNGKLYYDNDRYDMLIASDLKVSDDRKTLTWTIRDGWTFSNGKKIDAYACEKCFRWYFKRDSIGAAQMKVDGITRLEDVYAVDARTLVHQLTYPAPWGAIANYIQLLSIVDVDEIMKHATESDPYGVKWLERETVCSGPYKIEKWITGDQFVVTAREDYYKGKPKIDRIIFKIIPDPSTRYMMAQRGELDMPANLDMKDLEILKKDPNFLVEGYETLDWWYLGMNWKTPPFEDLNVRKAIAHAIPYDEIINTVWYNFATRLKSCYPIPVPGYDPTLWPYEYDLDKAKGYLNQSSRPKGFEVEMAVDNDNINEERTAILIQDALKKIGINVSIQKMTAAKKWESLIARKIDSAVAAFMPWIADGGYHTHWNLLEDSFANFFNYKNPEADKIAKEFIYMDPKDPRRIELMKKHQTLLINDVHAVYLFAPQWIYPHRKNLKGFVYFPDSMPRFSLMEKTNDLG; this is encoded by the coding sequence ATGAGGAAAGGCAGAGTTCAAAATCATCATACAGAAGCGGATATGGTCAACCTTACCCTTGACCGGCGCTCCTTTCTAAAGCTTGTGGGAGCTACAGGAAGTTTGATGGCCGCAGGGGATTTACTAACCGGATGGGAGAAGGTCGGGGAAGCTGCCGGTAAAAAAGTAACCCTGACGGTGGCTTTTCCTGCGGATATCGCTTCTTTGCTCCCGGATGTTTGGGCGGGAATGACCGAACATGTCATCAAACGCACCATCTACGACTGCCTGCTCCATTACCAGACTCAAGAGGTCAATGGGAAACTCTATTATGACAATGATCGTTATGATATGCTCATTGCCAGTGACCTTAAGGTTTCTGATGACCGTAAGACCCTTACATGGACCATTCGGGATGGATGGACCTTCTCCAACGGGAAGAAGATTGATGCTTATGCCTGTGAGAAGTGCTTCCGATGGTACTTTAAGCGGGATAGTATTGGGGCTGCCCAGATGAAGGTCGATGGAATTACCCGGCTAGAGGATGTGTATGCTGTGGATGCAAGGACCCTGGTCCACCAGCTTACCTATCCAGCTCCTTGGGGGGCCATTGCCAATTATATTCAACTGCTCAGCATCGTGGATGTAGATGAAATTATGAAACATGCCACCGAGAGCGATCCCTATGGGGTAAAGTGGTTGGAGCGGGAAACGGTATGTTCAGGTCCTTACAAGATAGAGAAGTGGATAACAGGAGATCAATTCGTGGTGACCGCACGGGAAGATTACTATAAGGGTAAACCGAAAATAGACCGGATTATTTTTAAAATTATCCCGGACCCTTCAACCCGTTACATGATGGCCCAAAGGGGCGAACTGGATATGCCGGCTAATCTGGATATGAAGGATCTGGAAATTTTGAAAAAAGATCCCAACTTCCTGGTCGAAGGATACGAAACCCTGGATTGGTGGTACCTGGGTATGAATTGGAAAACGCCTCCCTTTGAGGATTTAAATGTTCGCAAAGCCATTGCCCACGCCATTCCCTACGATGAAATCATTAATACGGTCTGGTACAATTTTGCTACCCGCCTCAAGAGTTGCTATCCCATTCCGGTACCCGGGTATGATCCAACTCTATGGCCTTACGAATATGATCTGGATAAAGCAAAAGGATATCTCAATCAGTCGAGTCGTCCCAAAGGATTTGAGGTGGAGATGGCAGTGGATAACGATAATATCAATGAAGAACGAACGGCTATCCTGATCCAGGATGCCCTCAAAAAAATTGGAATCAATGTAAGTATCCAGAAAATGACGGCCGCTAAAAAATGGGAATCCTTGATTGCCAGGAAAATTGACTCTGCCGTGGCTGCTTTTATGCCCTGGATTGCCGATGGAGGATATCATACCCACTGGAATCTCCTGGAAGATAGTTTTGCCAATTTTTTTAATTATAAAAATCCCGAGGCTGATAAAATCGCTAAAGAATTTATCTATATGGATCCTAAAGATCCCCGACGCATTGAACTCATGAAGAAACATCAAACCCTGTTAATTAATGACGTTCATGCCGTTTATCTCTTTGCCCCTCAGTGGATTTATCCCCACCGAAAGAACCTGAAGGGATTTGTTTACTTTCCAGATTCTATGCCTCGATTCAGCCTCATGGAGAAAACCAACGATTTAGGCTAA